Within Conexibacter woesei DSM 14684, the genomic segment ACCTGCATGCCGTCAAGCTCGGCGTGCAGCGTCGCGACGTCGATCCGCCGCAGCGACGCGGTCGGGCGCCGCTCGTGGCGCCAGCTCGTCATCCCGCCGGCGAGGACGCCGGCGACGGAGACGATCCCGACGGCGGCGGCGAGCTGCGCGGCGCGGCGCGCGTCGTCCTCGTCGCGGCCGACGAGCACGAGCTCGCGGCCGCGCTCGGCGACCCACGCGAGCTTCGTGCCGAAGCCGGCGCGGACGGCCGGGTTGCAGACGGCGCCCGGCACGTGCGCCTCGTCGAACTCGCGGTCGGTGCGGACGTCGACGACGAGCGCGCCGCCGGCGACGGCCTGCTCGAGCGCGTGGGGGGTCAGCGCCACGACGGCGGGGACGGCGTGCGTCAGCGGGCCGCGGTTGCGCTCGACGATCGCGCGGAAGTTCGGCGGCTGCGGCGCGAGCGTGCCGGTCGCCAGCGCGACGAAGCGGTCCTCGTCGCGCTCGCTCAGCAGCGGGTTGTGGGCGCGCTCGTACGCGATCGTGGAGGAGACCTTCATGTCCATCCCGGGTCCGCCGCAGAGCGAGCCGCCGAGATGGCCGGGCCAGACCTCGCAGCTGTCGGGCAGCGTCAGCAGCGTCCCGTGCAGGGAGCGGAACATCGCCCGCGCGCCGTCCTCCTTCTCGATCGCGAGGTCGGGCCGGGCGACGTCGCCGACGAACAGCGTGTCGCCGGTCAGGACCGCCCACGGCTCCGGGCCGCGCGCGGTCTCGACGAGCGCGAAGGCGGTGTGCTCGGGGCGGTGGCCGGGCGTGTGCAGCGCGCGCACGCGGACGCTCCCCAGCTCCAGCTCCCAGCCGTCGTCGAACGGCTCGTGCTCGTAGTCGGGCGCGGCGTCGCGGTGGACGTGGATCGTCGCGCCGGTCGCCGCGGCGAGGCGGCCGTGGCCGGAGACGTGGTCGGCGTGGTTGTGCGTCTCCAGCACGTGGGCGATCCGCACGCCCATGTAGCGCGCCAGCGCGAGGTACTCCTCGACGTCGAGCTTGGGGTCGACGACCGCGGCGACGCCGGCGCCCTCGTCGCCGACCAGATACGACGCACAGCCGAGGTCCTCGTGAACGATCTGACGGAAGATCATCGATGCTCCTGATCGGTGTCGTGAGCGCCGGGCACGATCACGTGGCCCGTGCGGAAGAGGTGGTGCGGATCGACCTCCCGCTTGAGGCGGGAGAGGCGGGCGAAGGTCTCCGGAGTCCATGCGGCGGCGACCTGGTCCGGCGCGACGGCCGAGCCCTGGAAGTTGATCAGCGAGCCGCCCGTGAGCCACGGCGCCATCGCGGCGAGCACGCGCTCGCCGGCGGCCGGGACGACGTCGCGCACGTCGGGGCGCAGCGGCCCGAGGACGTTGAGCGTGAACGCCGCGTCGCGGCGGTCGACGGCGCTGGGACGCTCCGGCGCACGTGCGACCGCGCCGCCGAGCGGGCGCAGCTCGACGACGGTCAACGGGCTGTCCGAGTCGGGGCCGGCGGCCGCGGAGAGCGCCTGTGCGGCGGCGGGCGTCAGCTCGCGCACGAGCGCGCCGCGGCCCCAGCTGGGGACCGGGTGGTCGGGCTCGTGGTGGACGGTCGCGATCTCGTCGTAGCCCATCTCGCGGACCGTGTCGAGCAGCGGCCGCGCGACCGCGCGCATCGGCGCGAGGTCGCGCTCGGCCTGCTCGGCGCTGCCGAGGTGGGCGACCCGCAGGTGCCCGACGAGCCGCCCGCCGAGCAGCTCGTGCACGTGCGGGAGCCGCGGCAGCCGCAGCAGCGCGAACGCGGCGTACGCCTGCTCGGGCAGCTCGGCGACCCACTCCTGGTAGCGCGCCAGCAGCGCCGGGATCGCCGCGGCGGGGAAGTAGAGGCCGCCGCCGTAGAGCCGCGCGACGGGGAAGAGGTCGATCTCGGCGGCGGTGACGACGCCGAAGTTCGCCTTCCCGCCGCGGACGGCCCAGAACAGCTCGGGCTCGGACTCGGCGTCGACGCGGCGCAGCCGCCCGTCGGGGGTGACGAGGTCGAACGCGCGGACGTGGTCGACGGCGAGGCCGTGCGCGCGCGACAGCGGACCGAGCCCGCCGCCGGTCAGATAGCCGACCGCGCCGACGGTCGCGGAGGAGCCGTTGAGCGGTGCGAGGCCGAGCTTGGCGGTCTCCCTCACGATCTCGCCCCAGCGCAGTCCTGCCTCGACGCGCGCGCGGCGCGCGTGCGCGTCGATGGAGAGCCCGCGCATCCGTCTGGTCGAGATCAGCAGACCGCCGTCGGCGGCCATCACCGCACCGTGGCCCGTCGCCTGTACCGTGACGGGCAGCGCCTCGCTCGCGGCGAGCGTCACCGCCGCGGCGACGTCGCTCGCGCAGGCGGCGCCGACCGCGAGCGCGGGGCGATGGGCGATCGCACGATTGAACGGAGCGATCTCCGCGTCGAACCCGGCATCGCCGGGGGTAAGTTGGATCTCGGATACTCGTATCCTGGATACAATAGCTCTTAGCGTTCCGCCGCTGTTAGCGTCCTTTCGATCGAGTTCTGGCTTCCCGACGGGTGCCGGGGTCTTACACCGTTCTGGGAAGGGACGACGATGGCGATGACGGAGGCGGTGCACGCGGTGCGCCGGCGGCTGTTGCAGGTGTCTGTGGTGGTGGGCGTGGCGGCGCTGATCGGCGGCTGCGGAGGCTCCTCTGACGACGACAAGGGGTCGTCGCAGGCGGACAGCGGAGCGGCGGCGTCCGGGCCCGCGACGTCGATGTCGGTCGAGCAGCTGCGCTCCGAGCTGGAGGGCAAGGAGCTGAAGATCGGCAGCGCGGCCTTCCCGAACCCGAGCCTCGTGGGCCTCTACAAGGTCGTCGAGCTGCTGAGAGAGGACTTCGGCATGGAGCCGGAGCTGCAGCTGCTCGACTCGGCGCCGCTGACGGCCGCGCTGCTGTCCGGCGACGTCCAGCTCGCGCACGTCTCGCTGTCCGGCCTCGCGGCGGCGGCCGACGCCGGCGGCGAGCTGACCGCGGTCGCGGGCGACGACCAGAAGAACGTCTTCCTCGTGACCGCGAAGGCGCCGATCAGAACGATGGAGGAGCTGGACGGCAAGAAGTTCGCGATCTCGCAGTCGGCCACCTCGATCGTCGGACAGACCGGCGCGAAGTGCTTCGAGGACGCCGGGATGGAGATGCAGAAGGACACGCAGCTGCTCCAGCTCGACAACGTCGGCTCGATCGTCGAGGCGCTGATGTCCGGCGCGGTCGACGGCGGCGTCTCCGCGACGTTCCGCCAGGTCGAGCTCGACGCGACCGACCCCGGCGAGTTCAACGTCCTCTGCAAGGGTTGGGAGGCCGATCCCCAGCTCAACGACGTGATGGTCCTCAACGACGACTACCTGAAGGACAACCAGGCGCTCGCCCAGGCGGTCGCGATCGCCGAGCTGAGAGCGGCGCGCTGGATGCAGGAGGACCAGGCCGGCTGGGAGGCGCTCGCGCAGCGGGAGCTCGACGGGCTGACGCCCGAGCAGGCGAGCGCCAACTACGACACGCTCGTCAGAGAGCTCGACGACTGGCCCGTCAACGGCAGCCTCGATCGCAGAATGTGCGACTACACGCTCGCCGAGGGCAAGGCCAGCGGCGCCCTCAGGACCGAGACCAGCTGCGATGACCTGGTGACGTTCGAGTACCAGGACGCCGCCGTCAGACTGCTGGGTCCAAGCAGACGATGAACTGGCGCGCTGCTCCGCCGGACTGGGCGCTGCGCGTCCTGGCCGCGTTCCTGGTGGTCGGGACGTGGGCCTGGCTGTCGACGCGGGTCTCGCCCGCGCTGCTGCCGTCGCCCGGCGCCACGTGGGACGTCGGCTGGGAGATGGTCACCGACGGCACGCTGGGAACGGCGTGGAAGGAGTCGGCCGTGCAGATCCTGTTCGGCATGGTGATCGCCTCGACGCTCGGCGTCTCGCTCGCGATCGTCGTCGGCTGGTACCAGGCCGTCGATCGCGTCACCTCCCCGGTCGTGACGATCCTGTTCCTCACGCCGCGGATCGCGTTCGTCCCGCTGCTGGCGATCTGGCTCGGCTATGACGACCTCGCGAAGATCGCGCTGATCGTCCTGTTCAGCTTCTTCGAGATCTTCCTGACCGTGAAGCGCGGCGTGCAGGCGGTCGAGGACTCCTACATCGAGCTGAGCCGCTCGTACTCGATCCCCGATCGAGACCTGCTGCGGAAGGTGATCTTCCCCGCGGTGACGCCGTACGTCGCGGCGGGCCTCCGCCTCGGGCTGCTGGCGTCGCTCGTCGGCGTCGTGCTGGCCGGCTTCTTCTTCCAGGTCAACGGGATCGGCGGCCTGATCTACCAGGCCGGCTCGACGTTCCGCACCGCCGAGCTGCTCGTCGCGGTCGGCTCGCTGTCGGTCGTCGCGCTCACGATCTCGACCGGGCTGCGCCGACTCGAAGCGGTCCTGATGCCCTGGCGGGCGGAGGTGACGAGGTGAGGTCGCGCATCGTCCTGCCGGTCGTGGGCGTCGTCGGCTTCGTGCTGCTGTGGCAGTTCGTCGGCTCGATCTGGCCGCACACGACCAGCCAGCCGACGCGCGTCGCCGACGAGCTGGTCGACGCCTTCCGCGACGACGACCTGCTCAGACTGATGCTCAACACGACGAGCGTGCTGCTGATCGGCTTCGTCGTCTCGGTCGTCGTCGGCGTCCTGGTCGGACTGGCGATGGGCGAGTTCCGCTGGGTCCGCGTGATGCTGGAGCCCTACCTCACCGCGCTGTACGCGACGCCGCGCGTCGCCTACATCCCGCTGCTGGTGATCTGGTTCGGGATCGGCAGAACGTTCCTGTACGCCGCCGTCATAGCGGCCGCGGCCGTGATCATCGTCTTCCCGACGATCAGCGGCGTGCACGAGGCCAATCGCAGCTACCGGCAGGTGGCCGACTCGCTCTGCATCAACAAGCTGCAGTACTTCGCGCGCGTGCTGCTGCCCGCCTCGACCGCGTTCGTGCTGACGGGCGCGCGGCTCGGCGTGCAGCGAGCGCTGACGACCGTGATCGTCGCCGAGTTCCTCGTCGGCTATCCGGGGCTCGGCGACGCGATGAAGACCGCGCGGGTCACCACCGACGTCGACCGGGTGCTGGCGATCGCCGTCGTCTGCCTCGTCGTCGGCGCGGCGATCACCGGCGTCTTGACGTTGATCGACCGGCGCGCGTTCGCCTGGAGGAGACGATGAAGGATCAGATCGCGATCGCCGTGATCGGCGTGTCGAAGGAGTACGGGTCGAGCGGGGGCTCCAAGCGCAAGCGCAAGGAGAGCACTGCTCTGCTCGCGCTCGAGAACATCTCGCTCCAGGTCCCGGCCGGGCAGTTCCTCAGCCTGATCGGGCCGAGCGGCTGCGGCAAGACGACGCTGCTGAAGTGCATCGACGGCCTGCTGCCGATCTCGGCCGGCGAGATCCGCGTCAACGGGACGCCGATCGACGGACCGGGGCGTGATCGCGCCGTCGTCTTCCAGGACTTCCGCCTGCTGCCGTGGCGCACCGTCCTCGGCAACATCGTCTTCCCGCTGGAGTCGGTCGCGGGGACGAAGGCCGAGCGCGAGGCGATCGCCCGCGAGCACATCGAGCTGGTCGGCCTCAGAGGCTTCGAGGACCGCTACCCGCATCAGCTCTCGGGCGGCATGCAGCAGCGCGTCGGGATCGCCCGCGCGCTCGCGACCAACCCCGAGATCCTGCTGATGGACGAGCCGTTCGGCGCGCTCGACGCGCAGACCCGCGAGGTGCTGCAGATCGAGCTGATGAGAATCTGGAAGAAGACGGGCAAGACCGTCGTCTTCGTCACGCACAGCGTTGACGAGGCGCTCGTGCTGTCGCAGCGGGTCGTGATCCTCTCGGGGCGTCCGGGGCAGATCGTCCAGGACGTCGAGGTCCCGTTCGGCGACGACGCCGGCCCGGACGAGGTCCGCGCCGATCCGCGCTTCCCCGAGCTGCGCCAGCGGATCTGGCACGGGCTGCGGGTACCGGCGACCGACGGCGCGGAGGTTGTCGCGAGATCGCGGTGAGCGTGCCCGCGGCAACGTCGTGCGGCGGCGCCGGCCGGGGCGCGGATGCGCCGCCCGGCGCCGCCTCCCAGCGCTACTGCTCGAGCGCCTCGAGGCTGAGCGTCAGCCAGACGCGGTCGGAGACGAGCACGTTGCCGCCGGGCAGCACCGTGTTGAACGTCATGTCCCAGTCGTGGCGATTCAGCTCACCGGTGACCTCGAGCGCCAGGCGCGTGCCGCCGATCTTGCCCTGGCCGGTGCCGCCGATCTCGGCCAGCAGCTGGACCTCGCGCGTGACGCCGCGCATCGTCAGGTCGCCGCGGATCCGCACGCCGTCCGCGGACGGCTCGATGCTCGTCGAGGCGAACGTCAGCTGCGGGTGGTTCTCGACGTCGAAGAAGTCGGGCGAGCGCAGGTGCGCGTCGCGCTTCTCCTCGTTGGAGTCGACCGAGGTGGCGTCGACCGTGCCGGAGGCGACGATGGAGTCGGCAGTGACCTCGACGCGGCCGGCGAATCTGTTGAAGCGCCCGCGGACCTTCGCGATCCCCATGTGCTTGACGTGGAAGCCCACCGTCGAGTGCTTCGGGTCGACCTCCCAGATCCCGGTCGGAACCGGTCCCGTGGCGGCGGCGTCCGGTCCCGTGCTTGCGGCGTCCGACATGCGCTTCCCTCCATCTGTCGTGTGTTGAGGGATAACGTATCCAATATTCAGCTGCTCTGGCTACGCGACAGGCGCGCCGGCGCTGCTCACGAGCGCCGCCGCGGTCAGCCGACCTCGATCGGCGGGATCTGCGCCATGCAGCTCGTGTCGCCGACGGCGTGCGTGCGGATGAACGAGCGCACGATCGTCATCGAGCAGCCGGACGCGTCGTTGCCCGGCGTGTGGCCGACGTTCGGCACCTCCAGGAATCTCGCGCCCGTGAACTGCGCCGCCGCCTGTCTGGCGGCGCTGCTCGGCGTGTTGACGTCGAGGTCGCCGTTGATCGCCAGGACCGGCAGCGCCGGTCTGCTCGCGCCGGCCAGCGGGCTCTCGCCGCCCGGGACGTTCGGCCACTCGATGCACCAGTCGCCGCCCTCGCCGACCGTGTCGACCCACACCTGCGGCGCGAACGGCAGGAACGCGCTCGTCCCGGCAGCGTTGAGCGCCGTCGCGTACTGGACGCGGCGCAGCCACAGCGGTGCGGATCTGCTCCACAGCGCCGGGTAGTCGCGGCAAGAGGTCGCGACGTTGAGCGCGAACGAGACCGGGCCGCCGTCCTGGAACTCGTCGATCGTGGCCTGCCGCACCAGCGCGACCAGCTCGGCGAGCGGCTGTGGTCTGCCCGCGTTCGCCGCTCTCAGCAGGCCGGGCAGCATGCCGAGGATCTCCGGCGCGGCCCACGTGAAGTAGACGGTGTCGGCGAGCGACTGCTCGTCGAGGCGGACCGGCGTGCCGTCGACGTCGACGTCGAGTGGTCTCGCCCGCAGCGCGAGCGTCAGTCTCGACAGGTCCGCCCGCACCTGCGCGCCGGCGCAGCTGCCGCCGCTGCGGCTGCAGACGAGGTCGATCGCGCGCCGCAGCGCGGCGGCGCGGTCGCGGCCGAGCGGGTCGAACGCGATCGGGTAGGCGCCCGACAGGACGAGCGACGCGACGCGGCTCGGGTGCCGGCGGGCGTAGACGCTGAACAGGAACGACCCGTACGACTCGCCGAACAGGTCGAGTCTCGCGATCCCGAGGTGGGCGCGGACGGCCTCGAGGTCGTCCGCGACCGCCGCGGAGCCGTACGCGTTGGCGCGCGCGCCGAGCGTTCTGCCGCATGCGCCCGTCGCCGCCTTGAGCTGGGCGGGGGAGAGCAGCGGGTCGGCTGGCAGGCCGCAGTCGAGCCGCTCGGAGCGGCCGACGCCGCGCGGGTCGACCAGCAGCACATCGTGGTCGTCGCGCAGCTCGCCGAAGAGGTCGTCGAGGTCGGCGACGTCGTAGGCGGCCGCGTAGCCGGGGCCGCCCGGGTTGGGGACGATCGCGCCCGCGGACGGTCTCGACGTGTCGCGCCGCGGCACGAGCGCGTAGCCGACGGTGGTCGTGCCGAGCAGCGGGGCGCCGCGATCGAGCGGGACGACGAGTGTGCCGCAGGTGGCCCCCGCGGGGCAGGCCGGCGGGTCGGCGGACGCCGGCGCGGCGGCCGCGAGCAGCGCGGCGCACGCGGCCAGCGCCGCGGTGAGGGTACGAACCGTTCTCTCCATGCGAGGACGCTAGTGGCGTCCGGCGCGGTGTCGCTTGCGACGTTCGGCGCGGATCGGACGGTGTGCGTGCGACGCGCGTCGCACGGACGAGTTAGGTTACCCTAACGCGCCTGTCCCGTCGTCGACCCGGAGTTTCGCCCGTGCCCACGTCCCGCCGTCTCGCTCACGCGCTCCGCGCGTGCCTCCTCTTGGCTGTCCTCGCCGTCGTCGCCGGCTGCGGCTCCTCTTCCGACGACGAGAAGAGCGGCGGCGCTTCTTCGACCGCGACCGCGACGACCGCCGCGGCGGGGACGTTTCCGGCGACGGTCGAGCACAAGTTCGGTACGACGACGGTGGAGTCCGCGCCGAGACGGATCGTGACCGTCGGGCTGACCGAGCAGGACACGGTGCTCGCGCTCGGCTCCGTGCCGATCGCGACGACGGAGTGGTACGGCGAGAGACCGAACGCCGTCTGGCCGTGGGCGAGCGCGGCGCTCGGCGACGCCAAGCCGGAGGTGCTGAGCAACAAGGACGGCTTCCAGTTCGAGCGGATCGCCGCCCTCGAGCCGGACCTGATCATCGGGACGAACGCCGGGATGAGACGGGGCGACTACGAGAAGCTGTCCGCGCTCGCGCCGACGATCACCTCGGCGAAGGGCAGCACGGACTACTTCTCGCGCTGGGACGAGCAGGTCGAGCTGATCGCCGCGGCGCTCGGGCGGCCGGAGCAGGGCCAGCAGCTGGTGCGCGACGTCAGAGCCCGCTTCTCCGACGCCGCGGCCGAGCATCCCGAGTTCAAGGGCAAGACCGTCAGCTTCAACCAGAACGGCTTCTACGACGGCCAGATCTACTCGTACCCCGACGGGCTCAACACGGAGTTCCTGACCTACCTCGGCTTCGAGATCGAGCCGCGCGTGACGGCGCTCGCGACCAAGCCCGGCGTGCAGGTCGGCGTCTCGGCGGAGCGGCTCGACGTGCTCGACTCCGACGTCGCGCTGTTCGCGACCGAGGAGCCGAAGGACGTCAAGGCGCTGGAGAAGATCCCGACGTTCATGCGGATGGACAGCGTCGCCAGACATCGCGCGGTCTTCACCGACGGGACGCTCGCCGGCGCGATCTACTTCATGACGCCGCTGAGCCTCGAGTACGTCGCCGAGCAGCTGCCGCCGCAGCTCGCGAGAGCTGTCGCCGGCAGAGCGCCGCGCGCGATCGGCTAGCGGCGCGGGGCCGCTGAGGGGCGGCCGGCGGCTGGGCGGCGCGGGGCGGCCGCGCGGCGCGCGGCCGCCGCTGCTGCGGACGCCTCCCACTCGATCGCGTCGCCGCTGGCGAGGCCGCGCGCGCCCAGCTGCGTCAGCACGCTCGCCAGCATCTCGCGGCGGATCGCGCCGTACTCGACGACGTGCGCCACGACGCCGCCGTACGTGAACGACTGCGGCGGCTCGCAGAGTGCGTCGACGAACGCGTCGTCCCACGCGCCGCGGTCGCGGATCGCGCGGACGAGGCGCGCGAAGGAGCGCGCGGCGCGCTCGAAGCGCGCGAGCAGGCCGGCGGGGTCGGCAGGCGGCGCGGGCGTGGGCGGGCCGGCGGCGGGAGCGCCGGCGGGGTCGGCGGGAGCGCCGGCGGGGTCGGCGGGAGCGTCGGCGGCGGGCGGCGCGGGCTGCGGCTGCGGCGCCGGCAGCCCCGCGATCGCGGCGACCCACACCTCCAGCGTGAACACCAGCCGCTCGGCCATCGCGGCGGCGCTCGGCTCCTCGCCCTCGAACCAGACCGCGACGAAGCCCGGCCGCAGCGGCCGCGCGAGCTCGTCCGCCGGCACCGTCGCGGCGGCGCGCAGCAGCTCGCGCACGCGGTCGAGGTGGTGGGCGACGAGCCGCTCGGCGAGGTCGCGGCCGGCCGGCGAGCCCGCGGTCGCGTCGGGGATCAGCAGGCCGGCGGGCGGGTGGAAGTGGATGCCGTTCGGCGCGTCGAGCTTCAGCGGCGGCGCGCTCGCGGCGGCGAACGCGCGCGGTGCGACGCCGTAGGCGCGCGAGAAGGCGCGCGAGAACGCCGCCAGCGAGCCGTAGCCGGCGGCCGGCGCGGCGTCCGACGGCGCCGCTCCGCCGACGCGCAGCTGCCACGCGGCGCGCTCCAGCAGCAGCCGCCGCCGCAGCGTGACGGGCGACTCGCCGGTGGCGGCGGCGAGCAGGCGGTCGAGATGGTCACGCGAGAAGTGCGCCCGTGCGGCGAGCTCGCGGCCGTCGGCGCCCGGCTCGTCGAGCGAGGCGAGGACGAGGTCGATCAGCTCGCGCAGACGGTCGGTCACCGCCACATCCTCGCGCGTGGGTCGGCTGGCGCGTGGGCCGGCCGTCCGCTTGATCGCGTTCGACGTGCTGCTCGACGCGGTCGCCGCCGGCCGTGACGATCGGCGCATGCCCACCTGGTCAGACTTCGCCGCCGCCGCGCCGCAGCTCGCCGCGCAGGTCCGCGAGCGGCTCGACGCGCACACGCACAAGACGCTCGCGACGCTCCGCCGCGACGGATCGCCGCGCATCTCCGGGTCCGAGACGATCCTGCACGACGGCGAGCTGTGGATCGGCTCGATGTGGGAGGCGCGCAAGGCGCGCGACCTCCAGCGCGATCCCCGCTTCGCGCTCCACAGCGGGTCGGACGAACCACCCGCGCTCGGCGACGCGAAGCTCGCCGGCCGGGCGGAGGAGATCGTCGACCCTGCGGTGATCGACCGGGTCATCGGCGACCACAAGCCGCCCGGCCCGGCCCACCTCTTCCGCCTCGACCTCGACGAGGTCTCGCACCTCGGCCTCAACGCGACCGGCGACGGGATCGTCATCACCGTCTGGACGCCGGACGGCGGCGTGCGGACGATCGAGCGCAGATAGCTGGCGCATGAAATATGCGCCGCGCGCATGGCCGCGCTACGCTGTGACCGATGGACGGCGCCGCACCGCTCGACACCCTCGACGCACTTGGGCCGCGGCTGCGCCGCGCGCGGCGCGCCCGCGACCTGACGATGGAGCAGGTCGCCGAGCGCAGCGCGATCTCGCAGTCGTCGCTGTCGCGGCTGGAGGCCGGTCTGCGCCAGCCGTCGCTGGCGCAGCTGCTGACGCTTGCGCGGATCTACGACGTCGCGGTCGGCGAGCTGCTGGAGGAGGCCGGCGCCCGCCCGGCCGCGGTGATCGACCCGGCGACGGCACCTGAGCAGGAGGCGAACGGGCTGCGCTTCCGCGTCGTCGACCGGCAGGACCCCGGGGCCGCGCTGTCGGCGCTGCGCGTGACGGTGCCGGCCGAGCGTGCGGGGGAGGGGAGGGGCGAGCGCGCGGGCGCGGCCGGCGGCGACGCGGTCGCGAGCCGCCGCTACGCGCACACCGGCGACGAGTGGCTGTACGTCCTCGCGGGCCGGCTGCGGCTGACGCTCGGCGAGCGCGTCCACGTGCTCGATCCCGGCATGGCCGCCCACTTCGACGCCGCCACCCCGCACCGGCTCGACGCCGAGGACGGGCGCGACGCCGAGCTGCTGCTGATCGCGGCGCGGCTGCCGGCGGCGCGGCCGCCCGCGGAGACGCGCGGCCGTACCGCGCGCGAGGCGCCATGAGCGGCGGCGCGCGGGTGCTCGCCGTCCACGCCGGCGCGGTCGCCGACCTGCCGTACCGCGACCGCACGATCCGCAGCGCGATCGTCAAGCGCCGGCTCGACGGCCGCGTCCCCGTCGCCGCGCTGGGGATCGACGGCGACGAGCACGGCGACACCGTCAAGCACGGCGGTCCCGAGCAGGCGCTGTGCGTCTTCGCCGCCGAGCACTACGCGCACTACGAGCGGCTGCTCGGCCGCCCGCTCGCGCGGCCGGCGTTCGGCGAGAACCTGACGACCGCGGGCGTCGGCGAGCACGACGTCTGCGTCGGCGACGTGCTGCGGATCGGCACCGCGCTGTGCGAGGTCAGCGCGCCGCGCAGTCCCTGCTACCGCGTCGGCGCGCACCATGCCGCGAAGCGCTTCCCGCTGTGGATGGAGGAGAGCGGGAAGACCGGCTTCTACCTGCGCGTCGTGCGGGCCGGCCGGCTCGCCGCCGGCGGCGCGGTCGAGCTGGTCCACCGTCCGCATCCGCACGCGACGATCGCCGCGTGCAACCGCGTCAAGCACCGCGAGAGAGGCGACCTCGATGCGACCGCGGCGCTGCTCGTGCCGGCGCTCGGCGCCTCGTGGCGGGCGACCTTCGAGCGCCGGCTCGCCGGCGCGCTGGAGGACCCGGCGCCGCGCCGCTTCGGGCCGGTGGGCGCGTGAGCCCCGGCGGCTGAGCGCCGCGCCGGCCTACTCCGCTCTCGTCCCGTACGCGGCGAGGAACACCTCGACCGCCGCGGCGGCGAGGCGGGCAGGGGCTTCGGGGTCGGGATCCGGCGCGTCGCCGACGAACAGCGCGCGGTTGGCCGGCGTCCACAGCACGAGCCCGGCGAACTGCGCGGCCGCCGTCTCGGGGTCCTCGATCGCCAGCAGCCCGCGCTCGGCGAGCTGTTCGAGCGCGACCGCGAGCGTCGAGATCCCGCGCAGGAAGCCCTGCTCGTAGTAGAGCCTGCCCAGCTCGGGGAAGCGCAGCGCCTCGCCGGCGACGAGGCGCCGCAGCCGCAGCACCTCCGGATTGACGATCGCGGCGTGCAGCCGTTGCGCCAGCTCGCGCAGTGTGGGTACGAGGTCGTCTGGGTCGAGCGGCACCGGCGACGCCGCGCCGATCCGCGCCTCGACGCCCTCGACCGCGTGCAGGACGAGCGCGGTGAACAGCCCCTCCTTGTCGGCGAAGTGCTTGTAGATCGTCTGCTTCGAGACGCCCGCCCGGGCGGCGACGCCGTCCATGCTCGTGCCGACGTAGCCGCACTCCAGGAACACCTCCGCGGCGGCATCGAGGATCGCCGCGCGCTTGCGCGCCGAGCGGCCCGTGAGGGCTGGCTCGGGGGTCTGTGGTTCTGCTGCCATGGGCCAACAACTGTACTAGACGGTCTAGTTCCGTGCCTGCTATAACCGTCGCAGCAACGGAACTAGACGGTCTAGTTCCGAACAGACTGAGAAAGGGAGCACCCCATGAGCACCACCGCAACCACGCAGACCGTCACCTCGGCCGACGGCACGCAGATCGCGTTCGATCGCCGTGGCGACGGACCGGCGATCGTGCTCGTCGGCGGCGCGCTCAGCTCGCGCGCCGGGGACC encodes:
- a CDS encoding alpha/beta fold hydrolase, which produces MERTVRTLTAALAACAALLAAAAPASADPPACPAGATCGTLVVPLDRGAPLLGTTTVGYALVPRRDTSRPSAGAIVPNPGGPGYAAAYDVADLDDLFGELRDDHDVLLVDPRGVGRSERLDCGLPADPLLSPAQLKAATGACGRTLGARANAYGSAAVADDLEAVRAHLGIARLDLFGESYGSFLFSVYARRHPSRVASLVLSGAYPIAFDPLGRDRAAALRRAIDLVCSRSGGSCAGAQVRADLSRLTLALRARPLDVDVDGTPVRLDEQSLADTVYFTWAAPEILGMLPGLLRAANAGRPQPLAELVALVRQATIDEFQDGGPVSFALNVATSCRDYPALWSRSAPLWLRRVQYATALNAAGTSAFLPFAPQVWVDTVGEGGDWCIEWPNVPGGESPLAGASRPALPVLAINGDLDVNTPSSAARQAAAQFTGARFLEVPNVGHTPGNDASGCSMTIVRSFIRTHAVGDTSCMAQIPPIEVG
- a CDS encoding ABC transporter substrate-binding protein, with product MAVLAVVAGCGSSSDDEKSGGASSTATATTAAAGTFPATVEHKFGTTTVESAPRRIVTVGLTEQDTVLALGSVPIATTEWYGERPNAVWPWASAALGDAKPEVLSNKDGFQFERIAALEPDLIIGTNAGMRRGDYEKLSALAPTITSAKGSTDYFSRWDEQVELIAAALGRPEQGQQLVRDVRARFSDAAAEHPEFKGKTVSFNQNGFYDGQIYSYPDGLNTEFLTYLGFEIEPRVTALATKPGVQVGVSAERLDVLDSDVALFATEEPKDVKALEKIPTFMRMDSVARHRAVFTDGTLAGAIYFMTPLSLEYVAEQLPPQLARAVAGRAPRAIG
- a CDS encoding helix-turn-helix domain-containing protein, translated to MTDRLRELIDLVLASLDEPGADGRELAARAHFSRDHLDRLLAAATGESPVTLRRRLLLERAAWQLRVGGAAPSDAAPAAGYGSLAAFSRAFSRAYGVAPRAFAAASAPPLKLDAPNGIHFHPPAGLLIPDATAGSPAGRDLAERLVAHHLDRVRELLRAAATVPADELARPLRPGFVAVWFEGEEPSAAAMAERLVFTLEVWVAAIAGLPAPQPQPAPPAADAPADPAGAPADPAGAPAAGPPTPAPPADPAGLLARFERAARSFARLVRAIRDRGAWDDAFVDALCEPPQSFTYGGVVAHVVEYGAIRREMLASVLTQLGARGLASGDAIEWEASAAAAAARRAAAPRRPAAGRPSAAPRR
- a CDS encoding pyridoxamine 5'-phosphate oxidase family protein produces the protein MPTWSDFAAAAPQLAAQVRERLDAHTHKTLATLRRDGSPRISGSETILHDGELWIGSMWEARKARDLQRDPRFALHSGSDEPPALGDAKLAGRAEEIVDPAVIDRVIGDHKPPGPAHLFRLDLDEVSHLGLNATGDGIVITVWTPDGGVRTIERR
- a CDS encoding helix-turn-helix domain-containing protein; the encoded protein is MDGAAPLDTLDALGPRLRRARRARDLTMEQVAERSAISQSSLSRLEAGLRQPSLAQLLTLARIYDVAVGELLEEAGARPAAVIDPATAPEQEANGLRFRVVDRQDPGAALSALRVTVPAERAGEGRGERAGAAGGDAVASRRYAHTGDEWLYVLAGRLRLTLGERVHVLDPGMAAHFDAATPHRLDAEDGRDAELLLIAARLPAARPPAETRGRTAREAP
- a CDS encoding MOSC domain-containing protein; amino-acid sequence: MSGGARVLAVHAGAVADLPYRDRTIRSAIVKRRLDGRVPVAALGIDGDEHGDTVKHGGPEQALCVFAAEHYAHYERLLGRPLARPAFGENLTTAGVGEHDVCVGDVLRIGTALCEVSAPRSPCYRVGAHHAAKRFPLWMEESGKTGFYLRVVRAGRLAAGGAVELVHRPHPHATIAACNRVKHRERGDLDATAALLVPALGASWRATFERRLAGALEDPAPRRFGPVGA
- a CDS encoding TetR/AcrR family transcriptional regulator; this translates as MAAEPQTPEPALTGRSARKRAAILDAAAEVFLECGYVGTSMDGVAARAGVSKQTIYKHFADKEGLFTALVLHAVEGVEARIGAASPVPLDPDDLVPTLRELAQRLHAAIVNPEVLRLRRLVAGEALRFPELGRLYYEQGFLRGISTLAVALEQLAERGLLAIEDPETAAAQFAGLVLWTPANRALFVGDAPDPDPEAPARLAAAAVEVFLAAYGTRAE